In Canis lupus familiaris isolate Mischka breed German Shepherd chromosome 9, alternate assembly UU_Cfam_GSD_1.0, whole genome shotgun sequence, a single window of DNA contains:
- the CCDC103 gene encoding coiled-coil domain-containing protein 103 — MERNDIIDFKALEKELQAALTADEKYKRENAAKLRAVEQKVASYEEFRGIVLASHLKPLERKDKIGGKRTVPWNCHTTQRGTSQDEATEITQVKTLFQPETSAEFYRDWRRYLRSGPERYQALLQLGGPKLGHLFQTDVGFGLLGELLVALADHVRPADRLVVLGILRSLAGTGRFTLNLSLLSHVERESCRGLFQKLQAMSAPRSTKGGFSQVEWGLEEQPGVLQEEERLLKELLGVYRVD; from the exons ATGGAAAGGAATGACATCATTGACTTCAAGGCCTTGGAGAAAGAGCTGCAGGCTGCGCTCACCGCTGATGAGAAATACAAACGGGAGAATGCTGCCAAGTTACGGGCAGTGGAACAAAAGGTGGCTTCCTATGAGGAATTCAG GGGTATTGTCCTTGCATCACATCTGAAGCCACTGGAGCGGAAGGACAAGATAGGAGGAAAGAGGACTGTACCCTGGAACTGTCACACTACTCAGAGAGGGACCTCTCAGGATGAGGCCACTGAAATCACCCAG GTGAAAACACTTTTCCAGCCTGAGACCTCCGCAGAGTTCTACCGTGATTGGCGGCGGTATTTGCGGAGTGGGCCAGAGCGCTACCAGGCCCTGCTGCAGCTCGGAGGTCCAAAGCTGGGTCATCTCTTCCAGACGGACGTGGGGTTTGGACTTCTAGGGGAGCTGCTGGTGGCACTGGCTGATCATGTGAGGCCAGCCGACCGGTTGGTGGTACTAGGGATCCTGCGCAGCCTGGCGGGCACCGGGCGCTTCACTCTGAACCTGAGCCTGCTGAGccatgtggagagagagagctgcagaGGCCTGTTTCAGAAGCTGCAGGCCATGAGTGCTCCCAGATCCACAAAGGGGGGCTTCAGCCAGGTGGAGTGGGGTCTGGAGGAGCAGCCTGGTGTGctccaggaggaggagaggctccTGAAAGAGCTGCTAGGGGTATACCGGGTGGATTGA